A window of bacterium contains these coding sequences:
- a CDS encoding protein kinase, which translates to MSGSRLGSYEIISVIGSGGMGEMYCAKDPEIGREVAIKILPCIFTQNPDRLRRFELEARTAGSLNHPNIIIVHTLGNHEGSPYLVSELLEGETLRNVYATELRKKKQLNSHGRLQQVWLRLTIRELIIATSNRKIFLSRRMDALRFSISVWLNSLRFNMKVHSRVYRRACSRPSQVSYVVQWVTCRPNKYVE; encoded by the coding sequence GTGAGCGGTTCACGTCTCGGGTCTTACGAGATCATTTCGGTGATTGGTTCCGGTGGCATGGGGGAAATGTATTGCGCAAAAGATCCTGAAATCGGCCGGGAAGTAGCCATCAAGATTCTTCCTTGTATTTTCACGCAAAATCCGGATCGTTTGCGAAGGTTTGAACTCGAGGCTCGCACCGCTGGATCTCTAAACCATCCGAACATCATCATCGTTCACACATTGGGAAATCATGAAGGTTCGCCATATCTTGTTTCGGAATTACTGGAAGGTGAAACACTCCGGAACGTTTACGCAACGGAATTACGAAAAAAGAAGCAACTGAATTCGCACGGCAGATTGCAACAGGTTTGGCTGCGGCTCACGATAAGGGAATTAATCATCGCGACCTCAAACCGGAAAATATTTTTGTCACGAAGGATGGACGCGTTAAGATTCTCGATTTCGGTCTGGCTAAACTCACTGAGATTCAATATGAAGGTGCACTCTCGCGTTTACAGACGAGCGTGCAGCCGACCGAGCCAGGTATCGTACGTGGTACAGTGGGTTACATGTCGCCCGAACAAGTACGTGGAGTGA
- a CDS encoding C50 family peptidase, producing MKLSSETTIISQEKLRDYILNPSNPDGRSKARFLEEIGYQQKDWQGLEADLRVQHLSTAASTGRSSEYGKKYEIVAPLTGPNGQTRWFRSIWMIRKGESVARFITLIPERRP from the coding sequence GTGAAACTTTCCTCAGAAACGACTATAATCAGTCAAGAAAAACTACGAGACTATATCTTGAATCCATCGAATCCTGACGGCAGATCGAAAGCACGTTTTCTTGAAGAAATAGGTTACCAACAAAAAGACTGGCAAGGTCTGGAAGCCGATCTTAGAGTGCAGCATCTTTCCACGGCGGCCTCAACTGGAAGGAGCTCGGAGTATGGGAAGAAGTATGAAATTGTTGCTCCGCTGACTGGACCGAACGGCCAAACGCGTTGGTTTCGATCCATCTGGATGATTCGCAAAGGTGAATCTGTCGCAAGGTTCATTACACTTATACCGGAAAGGAGACCATGA
- a CDS encoding DUF4926 domain-containing protein, with protein sequence MSFPLFSRVVLTVDYPDEKLLKGDMGTIVEHHAPTNEYPEGYEVEFFAGNGETIAVVSIPAAALRSATSKDVLHVRQLTPA encoded by the coding sequence ATGAGCTTCCCATTGTTTTCCAGGGTTGTTTTGACTGTAGACTATCCGGATGAAAAGCTGTTGAAAGGAGACATGGGTACGATTGTTGAGCACCACGCACCCACCAATGAATATCCGGAAGGTTATGAAGTGGAGTTTTTTGCCGGTAACGGTGAAACTATAGCTGTGGTTTCAATTCCCGCTGCCGCGTTGCGCTCCGCAACCAGTAAAGACGTCCTGCATGTCCGGCAATTGACCCCTGCATAA
- a CDS encoding BrnT family toxin, with product MFCAILQSLAYFFSTISTRELQLLSRGSLVRVQHGAYPDEIEEIFYIKNKLRKTREDRYLLYGMTDEGRYLFVVFVVSRLAGKNVARVISARDMTKKEKSYYLKK from the coding sequence TTGTTTTGCGCGATTTTGCAAAGTCTCGCGTACTTTTTCTCGACTATCTCGACGAGAGAATTACAACTTTTAAGCAGAGGGTCGCTGGTTCGAGTCCAGCACGGCGCTTATCCGGATGAAATCGAAGAGATCTTCTACATCAAGAACAAACTACGAAAAACGCGGGAAGATAGATATCTCTTGTACGGTATGACTGACGAAGGCCGTTATCTTTTTGTCGTTTTCGTTGTCAGCAGACTCGCAGGCAAGAACGTTGCAAGGGTCATTTCCGCCCGCGACATGACAAAAAAGGAAAAGAGTTACTATTTGAAGAAATAG
- a CDS encoding BrnA antitoxin family protein, producing MRKAKKQVPLFTSEQEEFDFCSTQDSMDYLNDTEEIREKLELTKRKLPKQRITMLLDPRLKLKLERIAAEKGIPYQTLIQLWLRERVNQEIKRKLAS from the coding sequence ATGAGAAAAGCAAAGAAACAAGTACCCCTCTTTACAAGTGAACAAGAAGAATTTGATTTTTGTTCCACCCAGGACAGCATGGACTACCTGAACGATACTGAGGAAATTCGAGAAAAACTCGAATTGACAAAGCGCAAACTGCCAAAGCAGCGAATTACAATGCTTCTCGATCCCAGGCTTAAGCTAAAGTTGGAGCGAATAGCTGCGGAAAAAGGGATTCCGTATCAAACTCTAATTCAACTATGGTTAAGGGAAAGGGTAAATCAGGAAATTAAGCGCAAATTGGCATCGTGA